The region ATTCCTCTTGCGACTTGAGGGGGCCGTAGGCCCGTGCCTGTGACTTGCGACTTTTATCCAGCCTGGAGTAAAATGACTCACTCTATCGGAAAGGATCGTGATGGTTCGTCGCAGCGGCAAGATGCAGTTTCTCTTTTGGGCTTTTTTCTTTTCGGTGCTGCTCTATCTCTGGATCCTCTGGATCGGGGTGCGGACCTTTTTGCTGCATCGGGGGGAGATCATGCAGTTGCCCCAGCAGGAGACGGCATTGCTTTTCATCCTCTACGGCCTGCTGATTCTCTCGACCCTCTCGGGAACGATCGTTTCGATTATGATCGGCAATCAGTCCTATATCCGGCGTTTCGGGGCGATGGTGATTTTGGTTTTCGCCACCATCGTCGCTTCCAAAGGGATCTTCGGCTAAACAAGCCGGAGCTTTCACCCGATAGCTCCTTTACTATTAGACGATCGGCTTAACGGTTGCCGGAGAATAACGACAGGTATCCGGATTGGAAGAAGCGGGGGAAATGAGCTACAATTGCGCCACAACTTTTCCCGCTGCGGCGGGAATGCTCGGGAGACGATATGCGCTATGAATGTGTCATCCCTCTGATGAAGGCCCAGGATCCCAGGATCACCGAAAAGTTCGGCTCCCTGGGCAAGATCCTCCCCAACGCCGCCGAATCTTTGGATGAGCTGCGGGATTTTTTCGAACACGCGATCCTGGATGTCTTTCCGGGACTTTTGCCCGAGAACGACCCGAGGATCAAGCTGCTCGATTGCGAATATTTCCGCCTCTCGGCGGAGCGGAACTACCTGGAGTTCGCCCGCCGGGTCTTTCGGGAGAACGGCGGTGTGTGCTACTGGCATACCCAGGAGTTCAAGCTGGGGGATATGCAGAACTACCTCTACAAGATCAAGCTGATGGACCGGATCGATGAGATGATCTACTCCCGGCAGTTCGAGATACGTGAAGGAAACGTCCTCTTTCGGATCGAGGATCTGGAGATCCTGGAGTTCGCCGTCAAGTATTTTCTGCGGGAGTTGGTGGGTGGAGCGCTCTTTTTCGAGAAGCGCCCCCTGATGATCGCCTACAGCTATGACCTCTCCCTGCCGGTGCTCACCGAGACGCCGGAGGATCTGGCCCACTATCGGGAGATCGCCCGCAGCTGCGGACTCTATTTCCGCTAAGGATCGGGGATGCCGCCGATAGAGACTCTGCTTCTGGCGGCCTCGATCCTACTTCTCTCCAGCGCCGTCCAGTCGGTCATCGGCTTCGCTTTCAACCTGCTGGCGGTGCCGCTGCTGATCTGGAGTGGCCTGAGCCTGGCCCAGGCGGTGGCGCTCACCTCCGTGCCGATCCTGGTGCAAGTCTCCATCGCTACCTGGAAGCTCCGGGCTGACGTCCCCTGGCGGGAGGTGCTCCCCGCTTCACTGATCCGTTTCGTGACCCTGCCGGTGGGGATCTCTCTGCTTTATCTCATCAACAGCTATGACCCGGGAACGGTCAAGCAGTTCGTGGGGGCGATACTGCTGCTGATTCTGGCAGCCCAGCATTGGATCCATATCACTCCGAGGCCCAGGCTCCATCCGGCCTGGGATCTTTTGGCCTTCGGGCTCAGCGGCATTATGCTGGGGATGATCGCTATGGGCAGCCCCCCGGTGGTTCTCTGGCTGATGGCCCGTGATTTGAGTGTCCTAAACACCCGGGCTTTTATGGCGGCCCTTTTCCTGATGGCGGCGCCGGTGCAGTTGGGCCTGCTCTATTGGAAGCTGGGGGATGAAGTGGCGGATTTTTTCCTCTATGGACTCTTGATGACGCCGCTGGTGATCGCCGGATCTCTGGCGGGGATCCGGCTGGGCAACCGCCTGGACCGGGAGCGCCTGCGCCGGCTCATTCTCTTTTTCCTCTTTCTCACGGGGCTGGCTTCGCTGCTGGGGCCCTGGCTGCGTTGAGGGAGTCTACTCGGTCGATTTCTCTTTTTTCTTTTTGGACTTTCTCGCCGGTTTTTTCAAATCTTCGACAGGGACGAAACGGTACTCGAGGGGGTTGAAATACTCCAGGTTGCCGGAGTGGACGTGGTAGTACCATCCCATCACGTGGAGTTCGTGGTTGTGGACCCGCTTTTTGACGGCAGGATAGCTAAGCAGGTGGGTGAGCTGGTCGATGACGTTGAACTTTTCCGTGGCACGGAGCAGGTCATCCTTGTCGCCGTCACCGATGAGGGCCAGGGCCTGCTCCTTGGCCTCTTCGCCGTAGCGCATCCAGCGCCGGAGGTTGAGCTCTTCGTCACTGTCGGGGATCTCGTGATAGAGGGCTTCGCAGGCGCCGCAGTGGGTGTGGCCGCAGACGATGATGGTTTCGACATTGAGGTGCACGAGGGCATATTCGATCACCGCCGCCGTCGCGCAGTTGTCCCGCTCGGGATCGTAGGGTGGAATGAAGTTGCCGATATTGCGGGTGACGAAGAGATCGCCCGGCTTGGTATAGGTGATGAGGTTGGGGACGACACGGGAGTCGCTGCAGCTGATGAAGAGAGTCTTGGGGGCCTGGCCCTTCTCGGCGAGGTCCTTGAAGAGCTGGATGTACTTTTTGCCGTACTCCTCTTTGAACTTTTTGTGGGAGTGGGCCATAGCGTCCAAAGGCATGATGAACTCCTTTCGCGGTGGGTTGAGCTTAGAGGGAAGCCTCGGCTTCGATCAGTTCGACGACCCCGTCGTGCATCTCCTGCACCGCCTCCACTTCGGTGATGCCCAGGCGGCGGCGGTTGCTGATATCGTAGATGCCCCCTTCGCTCTCGCTGTGTTCACCGTGGATGCCGCGGATCTGCAGATGATGCCGGTCGGTGATCGCCTTGAAGCGCTCCATATCCCGGGCGAGTTTGGGCAGCCGGATATGGACACTGGCACGCATTGCCGTGCCGAGGTTGGTGGGGCAACTGGTGATGTAGCCCAGGTGCTCGTCAAAAGCGAAGGTGAGCTGCTTTTCGAGGGCTGCCACGGCGCGGGAGAGGCGGGCGAAGACCGCTTCGATGTCCCCGCCGGGCTGCATGGAGATGATGCGCAGCTGATCCTCTTCGTTGACCCAGACGAGGAAGGTCTTGTCCCGGTTGTGGTAGATGCCTCTGCCTTCGGGCCAGTCGCGGTTGAGGCCGGCGGCTTCGAGGAAGCGATCCCCCTCTTTGAAGAGGAAGTGGTCTTCGATGAGTTGCTGCTGCACCTCTTTGCTCATCCCCAGCAGGGGATAGTATTCGCCCGCCAGGTCCCCCTCGAGGGCTTTGAGGGCGTCGGAGATCATACACTCGGCGATCAGGCGCTCCCTCCGCGCGATGTTGGGCCCCAGGGGAAAACAGTGGAGATTGCGGCCTACGCGGATGCGGGTGGAGAGGATGTAGTTCCCCTCCGGGTCGGGATTGGGGGCTTTGAGATGCTCGGGGTTCATGTCGCTGAGGTGCTTTTGCCCCTTTGTAAAGCCGTGGTACTCTTCGATGATCGGGTCGAAGAGGGGGGCGAAGAGTTCGTAGGACTCCTCGTCGCCTGCATAGACGCCGATGCTGCTGTCGGGGTTGATGACGCCGGAGTTGATCGCCTGCCGCAGGGTAAAACCGTAGCGGGTCTTTTTGTCTTTGAGCGTTTCGAAGAGTTCGGGGGTGAGGTATTTGCAGAGCAGTGATTTGCAATCGTTCGGAAAACGGGGATAGTCGTTGGTCATAAGACCCTTTCATACATTATATTACTTCCCCCAATGATACTCCAAAAAAGAAGCTTTGGGAAGGGATTATTCTCACAAATTCAAGACCTTTTTGTAGTTGCTCCAGAGGGGGTGGTCCTCGGGGAAATACTCCAGCAGCGTTTCGACGTATCGGTCGAAGGGGTTGGCGATGCGGGAGAGCTCCAGGCGCCGCCGCCAGGGGAGGTCGTGGGTATTGAGAAGCGTGGTGTAGGGAACGGGAAAATCGGTGCCGAAGAGGAGCTTGCGGTGGATTCGGGTCTGCCTGGCCAGGTGGGGCAGGGCCCGGGCGCGGACGGGGGTGAGGATGGCGGAGAGGTCGGCGTAGAGGGTGTCGTGCTCTTCGAGCATCTCCAGGAGCCGTCGGTAGTGGGCGCCGAAGTGCCTGGGATCCCGGGAGAGGGCACGGATCGGATGCCGGGGGGAGTACTCCAGGCCCATATGGGCGGCGATGACGGTGACTCCGCAGCTCAGGGGCTGTTCCAGCATCTCCAGGCTTTCGCACTCTTTGTAGGAATGCACGCTGCTCTCGCTGCCGATATGGATGATGAGGGGGAGATCCAGTTCGCGCAGTTTGCGGAAAAAGGGGGCGAAACGCTTTTGGCGCAGATCGACGTTCCAGTAGTTTTGCAAAAATTTCACCCCCCGGAACCCCCTGGCGGCCCAATGCTCCACCCGGGTGAGGGCATCGGGGCGCAGGGGATTGACCGACATAAAGGGAATGATAAGCTCGGGGGCGCGGCGGTAGAGGGTATCGACCGCTTCGTTGCCGGCGCAAACGGTGGGGTCCCGGTGCAGCTCCCGGCCCGCTTCGTCCACCCGCGCATCCACGCCGAAGATGACGGCACGCTCCAGGTAGCGCGATTCCCGAAGCCGATTCACTACCGTATCGCAGTAGGCGGCATAGGGATCGGCCAGGAGTCTGTCGGCATCGGCCCCCAGCTTCCCGGCGAAGAAGCGGATCGCCAGACGGTCGTAAAAGCGGTTGAACCGCACCTGGGGGTTGAGCAGATGCATATGGATATCGACGGTGGTCATTTCCGGCCCCCTCTCTCTTCTTCGGAGTGCAAACTATCGGGAGCTTCAGGTTCTCGTATTTGCTCGTCGTCGCTGTGGGAGGGTGGGAGGGGGACCCGGTAGCCCAGAAGGAGCAGTACCGTGCCCACCCCGATGAAGGAGACGATACGCGCCAGGGTTCCGGTGCTGGATAGGTCGATGAGGAAGAGCTTGAGTACGACGGCGACCAGTAATCCGAAGCCGACGAACCAGAGCAGACGGTTGTGACGCTTCTTGGCCGCAAGGACCAGGGCAAAGGCGATCAGCGTATAGATCAGGCTCACCCCGCTTTGGAAGATGGGGCTCAGCCCAAGATCGAAAAGGGTCCACGGAATATCGAACAGCCGTGAGGCGGCCCGGGACCAGAGCATAGCGGGCAGGGGAAGTAGGACCAAGCCGTAGAGGGTTTGCAGCGCCGGCTGTGTTCGCGGGGAGAGCTGGGGTGAAATCCGGCGAATCCAGAGGCCCAGAAGCAGGGCCGCGGCGAGTTGGGTGAGGTCCAGGGGATTCAGCAGCGGGATCTGCGGCCCCCAAAATCCGCGGAACATCCCCAGATAGAGCATCAGCTCCGCGACGAAGAGCGCCGGGATCGCGGCCCCCTCGAGGCGATAGTCTGTTTGGAACGGGGCGAAACGGCGGGGGAGGGGCACAAGGAAGGCGGCGGCGAATCCCGCCATAAGCGCCAGGGTCATCGCCAGCCATTTCCCTTCGGGGGCCGGGATCAGCCTCTCCCCCCAGTATCCCGCCTCGAGGGTCACTAGCCCCAGGGTACTCTCAAACCAGAGCAGGTGGAGCCACCGGGCGCTCTCCCAGTGATCCTGATAGCGCCAGAGCAGTCGATAACCCCAGGCGAGCAGGGCGAGATAGAGGAGCCAGCCGTATTGGGCGAAGGGATGAAAGAGTCTCTGACCCTCGATCAGGTCCCAGAAGAAGCCGAGTAGCGCAAGCGGGCCGTAGAGGGCCTGGGCCCGGAGGAGACGCGGCCACCGGAGGCGAAAATGGAGCAGTTCGAGGACGAGGGAGCCCAGAAGCAGGCTCAGGGGCAGGATGTGGCGGGGGAGGACACCCAGATCCCGCAGCGGGGTGTAGAGTGAGAGAATCCAGACCAGCACAGCCAGGGCGAAATAGAATGCGGCGGAGCCTCTAAAGAAGGAGACGACGGCAGCGGGACGATCAAGAGCCCAGGCCGCCGCGAGGTAGGAGGCGACGATCGCCAGACGGCCGGCAAGGGCGTGGGTGGGGCTTGTGCAGCCGTGGAGGCAAAGGAGTACGAGGGCCGCCAGAAGCAGAGCGTGCCCCGCGAACTCCCAGAGCCTGAGCGGAGTTTTCGTCCCGGCACGGTAGAGCAGGACCGCCCCTTCCAGGGCCCAGATGGCCGCCGTGCTCTCTTCCCCGAAATAGAGAGGGACCGCCAGGGTCAGAAAAATCAGTCCCAAAGCCCCGTAGGCCCGGGAGAGTTTTCGACCGTAGGCGCGGCGATGCAGCCAAAGCGCCAGGAGCAGATAGAGGATGCCCAGTATCACCGAGGTGGCGAGATCGCCGTGTTCTATATTTTGCACCAGGCGCAGTTGTTGGGGCAGGGCCAGCAGAGGAAGGCCGAAGACCACCGCGGCGTTGAAGGGGAGTCTCCTGTGCAGCCTGTGGCCCGTGCGGGCTTCGAGGATCGGCAGCGCCAGGTAGAGCAGGTAGAAATAGATCCAGAAGGGTTCGATGACCGCGAAGGATTCAGGCCGATAGTTCAGGACGCCCCAGAGGGTGGCGATGAGGTAGGTGAAGAGAAAGCCCGCCAGATTGAGCAGGGGCCAGGCGCGCCGCAGGGCGAGCAGCCCGATCCCGAGATCGAGGAGGGCGTAGTATCCGAAAAAGAGTGTCACATCGCCGTGGCGCGTATCAGTCAGGATCGGCACCAGAAATCCCCCCGCTTCCGCAAAAAGCGCCAGGGGTTGTGCATCCTGCCGCAGGGCCAGCCAAACCGTAGCCGCAACGGCGATCAGCATCGCGGCGAAGGTCTCGGCCGGGGTCAGAATCCCGTAAAACTTCTGGGCGGCAAAGAGGCTCAGATAGACGGTGGCGGCTCCCACCCCCTGGAGGATCATACCGTAGGCACCCGGGCGGCGGCGCAGCCTCCAGCCCAGAGCACCGATCCCCAGGCCGACGGCGATGAGGCCGGCTACCTTCATCTCCGGGCTCAGATGGGTGTGGGCCGCGGCATATTTGGCCAGAAAGGCCAGCCCGAAAAAGAGGACCACCCCGCCCAGGCGCACCAGGATGTTCCCGCCGAAGAGCCGTCGCGATATTTCGTGGAAAAGGCCGGAGGCTTGGGGGGAAGCGGCCGGCCTCTCCCCCGCTGCTTTTTCGATCCGTTCTGCCGGGGCTTCCAAGGATCGGAAGTCGGTATCGCTCGTATCGGGTGGAAGATGCGACGTTTCAATGGTCACATCCCTGACGGCAACGGGGGCGGCTACAGCAGGCTCCGCCGTCCGGGTGCAGCTTTCATCCTGCGGCTCTTCGTATGAGAGCTCCTTCATTTTCTCTTCGAGCCTCTTCACTCTGGACTGAAGTGTCAGGATCCACAGAGCAAGAAGTATCAGCAGCAAAAGGGTGAATTCCATAGCCTCTCCTTTTTATTCCCGGGTTTTACCCGGATACGACACCATTTTAGAATAAATAGCATAAAGCGTCAAGTAATACTTTACAGTATGGAAAAACAATGCGAGATGAACGATAAAATGGGGATGCTTCGATTTAGATCATTTTGTTAGTCTGTCTTTTGAGGGGCGTTTTTCTTAAAAAGCCGGTCCGGAGGAGTCTTAGGCTATAATGTCATCGTTTTTCTTCGGAGAGATGGCAGAGTGGTCGAATGCGGCGGCTTCGAAAGCCGTTGTCCGGGCTTCCCGGACCGGGGGTTCGAATCCCCCTCTCTCCGCCACCCAACTTTGTATCAACTATATTGACGGCTTCGAAATCTTCTCGCTAAAATCAGCTATGTCTATGAATAAAAAACTATTTCTACTCATGATCTGGGGGATCGCCTTCGGCTATATGGAAGCGGCTGTGGTGGTTTACCTGCGGGCGCTCTACTATCCCGAGGGCTTCACTTTTCCCCTCAAACTCATCAGCGGAACTATTATGTGGACCGAGATCGGCCGGGAGGCGGCGACTTTGGTGCTGATGGCGGTGACGGTGATGTTGGCCTATGATCGTTTCCAGAGCCGTTTCGCGGCTTTTGCGGTGCTCTTTGGAGTCTGGGATATCTTCTACTATCTCTTTCTTTGGCTCATCCTGGGCTGGCCCGAGAGTCCAAAGACCTGGGATCTGCTTTTTCTCATCCCCTTACCCTGGGTCGGGCCGGTTTGGGCGCCGGTGCTGGTTTCGCTCGGATTGATCGGTGTGGGAAGTGCCGTTCTGACGCTCAATGCCCGCAGGCGCTATCCCCATTTCAGCAAAGGTTTTGTAGTGACGGAAACAGTGGCGGGGTTGATGATCGTTGCCTCGTTCCTGCTCTCGGGACGCAATATTGCTGTGACTGGAATGCCCGAACCCTTTCTCTGGCCGCTGTTTCTGGCGGGTTTTTTGTTGGGGGTTGGGGCTTTTTTCTATAGCATCAGGAAGAGATAGTGATTCGGCATAGTAGATCTCGGTATGCTTGAGTCCCTGCGGTTTCCATCCGGCTGCGCAAACAATAATAGGGGCAGTCTGTTTTCAAAAGGCGCGTCGGAGATATTGACCTATGAAGCGGACGAGAAATAGACAGGTAAAGTTCGAAACAGACACCGTCGCACATAAACCTAAGCTCTTTTTGCATGAAAGCTCTCAAGAGGGCGATGATCTGGATCAGATCGGTATTCTCCTTGACACAGGTATCGATTTGTATGAGTTTTGTCAGAATCTCAAGAAAGCGCTGCATGGAGATGGCCAATACCTCAAATTCGCATTTGTAGATTCCTGAAGAGTTCTCCCAGTGTTTGGGGTTCGTGCTGAAGTCGATTGATGGTGGTGACCAGATTGTAGGTGAATAGGTGAATATGGAGAGTCTTATCCGGGCAATGAGCGCTTCATAAAGTCGGTTTTTCCTCCTTGCCCAGACCGAAATGTTCCCTGAGGTCTTTGTACCCCTGTTCGATATTCCACCGTTTTTTGTAGGTCTCGATCATCGCTTTGCCTGAAAGCGATGATCGGCACTGATGAAGATGATAAGCTCTTTGCCCGTATGCAGGAAAAGGAGTTTGACTCTGCCAAGTAACTGATGTTCGGCGATCACGGTAGTAAATCTTTCTATGGGTACCGTAATGTTTACGGTGGTTGTTTTTATGATGATGTAAAGAGCCTGAAGCGATTTGTATTTACTCTTGAAATGCCAGAGGCGGTTAGTGTTGGCAATCCGGGCAATGACAGGTAAACTCATTGCATTGGCCTGATGAATGAAATCGGGTTTGGCATACCAACTGTCAATAAGTAGATAATCTGCCACAATCCCGGCATACAAAGCATGTTCCAGTATTTCGAGCGCAAGAAGATTTTTATCCCTGAGCCCCTCTTTGCATCGTTTGAATGCATTGCTGCGGTGGTGGAGACTTTGTGAAAAATCGGCCAGTTTCTTGTGACGGCTTGTATTGAGTCGCAAGGCGAAGTCTAACTGGAAAGTGGAATGGCTGTCGGCATAATTGAGCGAAACATTATTGAGGCTGCTAATGAGACGATGCTCCTTATTGCTCCAAAGATACCGGCAGCCTCCCTCGATCTGTTTACCGCGTTTGGGTTCAACCGTATCGTCGATGATCAGTAGACGCTGCTCCCCTCTACGATGTAAGGGATCTATCTTTGCAATGAGCATCACGGCACTCAGCAATAACAGTTTGCGCCAGTTAAAACGGTGCTTCTTAAGAAAACGGTAGTAGATATCCTTTCCAAAGGCATTCCCAGGCTTTATTTGATGAAAGAGGATTGGCGTTTATGCTAAAGAAGCATATAGACAAAATGCAACAGCACCCAATAGGGAGCAAAGCCGACAGAACGCTTGGTGAAGTTTGCCTGTCTGAGCACTGAAGAGATACCTATCTCACACAGCAGGGAAGAATCAGGTTTGTTAGTACGCCTCTTAACGCAGATTCGATATACTTCTCAAGCTCCAAAAATTGGTCCTTTTCGCAATGTGTGTGGTTACAAAGTGTCTTTTTATGGGCTTTCTCTGATGGATTTATCTCTGAAATCTATGTGAGAAAGTTGAGTTTATGTAGATAAACTGATGTAAAAATAATAAGGAGATTTTATAATGGAAGAAAAAAAAGAAAATGATATGAACTTTATCATCAATTTAAAAAACGAAATAGAATTGGATATACAAAAATTAGTATACAGATTGGATACAAATGGATTGATCAAATTTATTCTAGTAATGTTTGAAAATGAATTATTTAATCAAGAATATGAAAAAAATCAGGCAAATTTATTTTATAAAGAAGATATTTCGGAAGAACTTTCATATGTTTTATATTTAAAGTTAAATCATTTTAATAAAAAATTAAATCTATTAAAAATAGAGAATATAGATTATATAAAGTTTGTTAAGAAAAATAATGAAATATTAAATCAGTTGTTGGAGCTATTAAAAGCTAGAAGTATAATTCGTGAAATGGATATATATATTACAAAGCAAGGATATACATTATCTATTGTTAATAATGTCATTTCTGTGGAGCATCCAATAAAAAACTTTCAACATTATTATCAAATGGGATATTTGAGAAATACATTGGAGAATATTACAATTGGTTTTAATGTATATGATGAAAAAGAAATAAAGTTTGAAAATATGTCAGAGTCTTTTAATGAGCATTTATTTAAATTAACGAAAATAATTGATTATGAGATAAAATACCATAGATCTGTGAAAGAAGCAATTATATTTAGGATAAATCCACAAGGATTAGCTAAATTGCATAGAATTCTGACTGATGAGCATGATATGAGGTATAATCAAATAATGAGTAAATACCTTGATAATATAGGTATGAATATTAATGACAAGTGCACCAAAAAGGGAAATTTAAAATGGATTGATCTTGTGTTTTTCTCAATTGTTTTACAATATTTAGTGACATATATGAATAAAATCATTGATGAGAAATCTACAAGTGAAAGAATGAAAATTAACTCTAAGGTACACCTGATGAGTAATTCGTATAAAGGTGATTTTTTCTATACAATATTACATGATATAAATTCTGAAATAACACAAAAAGATGTGCAAGCATTTTTGAGTAAGTTTTCTACAAATATAGAAAAAGTATCTGGAAGAATAGACTTACAATTTATGCCTATAGTTAAAGCAAAGGAGTTTAGCTTTATACTCTTTAATACTTTTTCTATGGTTGATCTTGCCCGTGCGTATATTAAAAATTTTGATATTGCATTGGATGATCAAGGGAAAAAATTCGAAAATGTTGTTTTAAAGGTATTGTCGAAGCACTTTGATAATATTCATTCAAGTATTAAATATAAAGACAATGATAATAAGGAAGGCGAAATTGATATTTGTATTATTGGAGATAAGAATATATATTTTATTGAATGTAAAAATAATTTACATCCGATCTCTGCTTCAACAGCATCAACAAACTATAAAAATTTTTTAAAATCTACAGAACAAGTTGAGCAATCAGAAAACTATTTTAATATGGATAGAAAAGGTTTTTTGAAAAAGCATTTAAAAATAGAAATTGACAATATTGAGGAATATGTTGTCCATAAAGTAGTAATCATGTCAAATCGAAATATTTCAGGTTTGAATTATAAAGGAATTTCATTCCGCGATATATATAGCCTGGATAAGCTGCTAGATGATGGTGTTTTAAAAGAATATACTAGAGTTCCAGGTGAGTCAAAAAAATTAGAAAAAAAAATATATATGTATAAAAATAGAACAGATTTCAATGAAATAGATTTTCTTAATTATTTATCTGAAAAATCGATTTATTTTGAAGTTCTTAATGGGTTAGCTAAAAAAATTTATAATGA is a window of Nitratifractor salsuginis DSM 16511 DNA encoding:
- a CDS encoding TSUP family transporter, whose product is MPPIETLLLAASILLLSSAVQSVIGFAFNLLAVPLLIWSGLSLAQAVALTSVPILVQVSIATWKLRADVPWREVLPASLIRFVTLPVGISLLYLINSYDPGTVKQFVGAILLLILAAQHWIHITPRPRLHPAWDLLAFGLSGIMLGMIAMGSPPVVLWLMARDLSVLNTRAFMAALFLMAAPVQLGLLYWKLGDEVADFFLYGLLMTPLVIAGSLAGIRLGNRLDRERLRRLILFFLFLTGLASLLGPWLR
- a CDS encoding carbonic anhydrase is translated as MPLDAMAHSHKKFKEEYGKKYIQLFKDLAEKGQAPKTLFISCSDSRVVPNLITYTKPGDLFVTRNIGNFIPPYDPERDNCATAAVIEYALVHLNVETIIVCGHTHCGACEALYHEIPDSDEELNLRRWMRYGEEAKEQALALIGDGDKDDLLRATEKFNVIDQLTHLLSYPAVKKRVHNHELHVMGWYYHVHSGNLEYFNPLEYRFVPVEDLKKPARKSKKKKEKSTE
- a CDS encoding phosphagen kinase, with product MTNDYPRFPNDCKSLLCKYLTPELFETLKDKKTRYGFTLRQAINSGVINPDSSIGVYAGDEESYELFAPLFDPIIEEYHGFTKGQKHLSDMNPEHLKAPNPDPEGNYILSTRIRVGRNLHCFPLGPNIARRERLIAECMISDALKALEGDLAGEYYPLLGMSKEVQQQLIEDHFLFKEGDRFLEAAGLNRDWPEGRGIYHNRDKTFLVWVNEEDQLRIISMQPGGDIEAVFARLSRAVAALEKQLTFAFDEHLGYITSCPTNLGTAMRASVHIRLPKLARDMERFKAITDRHHLQIRGIHGEHSESEGGIYDISNRRRLGITEVEAVQEMHDGVVELIEAEASL
- a CDS encoding amidohydrolase family protein; this encodes MTTVDIHMHLLNPQVRFNRFYDRLAIRFFAGKLGADADRLLADPYAAYCDTVVNRLRESRYLERAVIFGVDARVDEAGRELHRDPTVCAGNEAVDTLYRRAPELIIPFMSVNPLRPDALTRVEHWAARGFRGVKFLQNYWNVDLRQKRFAPFFRKLRELDLPLIIHIGSESSVHSYKECESLEMLEQPLSCGVTVIAAHMGLEYSPRHPIRALSRDPRHFGAHYRRLLEMLEEHDTLYADLSAILTPVRARALPHLARQTRIHRKLLFGTDFPVPYTTLLNTHDLPWRRRLELSRIANPFDRYVETLLEYFPEDHPLWSNYKKVLNL
- a CDS encoding DUF2339 domain-containing protein, which produces MEFTLLLLILLALWILTLQSRVKRLEEKMKELSYEEPQDESCTRTAEPAVAAPVAVRDVTIETSHLPPDTSDTDFRSLEAPAERIEKAAGERPAASPQASGLFHEISRRLFGGNILVRLGGVVLFFGLAFLAKYAAAHTHLSPEMKVAGLIAVGLGIGALGWRLRRRPGAYGMILQGVGAATVYLSLFAAQKFYGILTPAETFAAMLIAVAATVWLALRQDAQPLALFAEAGGFLVPILTDTRHGDVTLFFGYYALLDLGIGLLALRRAWPLLNLAGFLFTYLIATLWGVLNYRPESFAVIEPFWIYFYLLYLALPILEARTGHRLHRRLPFNAAVVFGLPLLALPQQLRLVQNIEHGDLATSVILGILYLLLALWLHRRAYGRKLSRAYGALGLIFLTLAVPLYFGEESTAAIWALEGAVLLYRAGTKTPLRLWEFAGHALLLAALVLLCLHGCTSPTHALAGRLAIVASYLAAAWALDRPAAVVSFFRGSAAFYFALAVLVWILSLYTPLRDLGVLPRHILPLSLLLGSLVLELLHFRLRWPRLLRAQALYGPLALLGFFWDLIEGQRLFHPFAQYGWLLYLALLAWGYRLLWRYQDHWESARWLHLLWFESTLGLVTLEAGYWGERLIPAPEGKWLAMTLALMAGFAAAFLVPLPRRFAPFQTDYRLEGAAIPALFVAELMLYLGMFRGFWGPQIPLLNPLDLTQLAAALLLGLWIRRISPQLSPRTQPALQTLYGLVLLPLPAMLWSRAASRLFDIPWTLFDLGLSPIFQSGVSLIYTLIAFALVLAAKKRHNRLLWFVGFGLLVAVVLKLFLIDLSSTGTLARIVSFIGVGTVLLLLGYRVPLPPSHSDDEQIREPEAPDSLHSEEERGGRK
- a CDS encoding transposase, with the translated sequence MLFHQIKPGNAFGKDIYYRFLKKHRFNWRKLLLLSAVMLIAKIDPLHRRGEQRLLIIDDTVEPKRGKQIEGGCRYLWSNKEHRLISSLNNVSLNYADSHSTFQLDFALRLNTSRHKKLADFSQSLHHRSNAFKRCKEGLRDKNLLALEILEHALYAGIVADYLLIDSWYAKPDFIHQANAMSLPVIARIANTNRLWHFKSKYKSLQALYIIIKTTTVNITVPIERFTTVIAEHQLLGRVKLLFLHTGKELIIFISADHRFQAKR
- a CDS encoding nuclease-related domain-containing protein; protein product: MEEKKENDMNFIINLKNEIELDIQKLVYRLDTNGLIKFILVMFENELFNQEYEKNQANLFYKEDISEELSYVLYLKLNHFNKKLNLLKIENIDYIKFVKKNNEILNQLLELLKARSIIREMDIYITKQGYTLSIVNNVISVEHPIKNFQHYYQMGYLRNTLENITIGFNVYDEKEIKFENMSESFNEHLFKLTKIIDYEIKYHRSVKEAIIFRINPQGLAKLHRILTDEHDMRYNQIMSKYLDNIGMNINDKCTKKGNLKWIDLVFFSIVLQYLVTYMNKIIDEKSTSERMKINSKVHLMSNSYKGDFFYTILHDINSEITQKDVQAFLSKFSTNIEKVSGRIDLQFMPIVKAKEFSFILFNTFSMVDLARAYIKNFDIALDDQGKKFENVVLKVLSKHFDNIHSSIKYKDNDNKEGEIDICIIGDKNIYFIECKNNLHPISASTASTNYKNFLKSTEQVEQSENYFNMDRKGFLKKHLKIEIDNIEEYVVHKVVIMSNRNISGLNYKGISFRDIYSLDKLLDDGVLKEYTRVPGESKKLEKKIYMYKNRTDFNEIDFLNYLSEKSIYFEVLNGLAKKIYNEAKYKQYILRESMYAFDLIEPRN